Proteins encoded in a region of the Rickettsia tillamookensis genome:
- a CDS encoding membrane lipoprotein lipid attachment site-containing protein, which produces MKKIFLLFTVLLITSACSKKLKETVGISTAGPNEYQVQRAKALEVPPHYYLPDPGNSKSTYNNIKGQGEFNEGEQALMQEIN; this is translated from the coding sequence GTGAAAAAGATTTTTTTATTATTTACTGTCTTATTAATTACTTCTGCTTGTAGTAAAAAGTTAAAAGAAACCGTAGGTATATCAACAGCCGGACCTAATGAGTATCAAGTACAGCGTGCTAAAGCACTAGAAGTTCCGCCTCATTATTATTTGCCTGATCCCGGGAATAGTAAATCGACCTATAATAATATAAAAGGACAGGGTGAATTTAATGAAGGTGAACAAGCTTTAATGCAAGAGATAAACTAA